The following proteins come from a genomic window of Rutidosis leptorrhynchoides isolate AG116_Rl617_1_P2 chromosome 10, CSIRO_AGI_Rlap_v1, whole genome shotgun sequence:
- the LOC139870861 gene encoding uncharacterized protein, with protein MRSNEDGRRDCCWSSIRRWKTSSRMMNLKNAARKDKIDNQLLRSRCSNCANLSQSINSNSQEDTSRKGKHNGNANRDEYSNETSNSFNSVNMEGVHEFGCCLGLKWQKISTPSAICFGFGKHSKFGQIKNLIYKEKPSFLALQETKLHPVNASWIQTLWGSTECDFIQQEMVGKSGGQLLIWDSNVFDATDCIRFDRAIGVRGKWKSNGCTLNILNVYGPHDDAKKQRLWDTLTDVPLGGRMYTRVSDDGLKFSKLDRFLVSENFGSKWVNLAAVVLERNDSDHCPIRLMDDEKNFGSKPCKIFDCWLGDEEADQIVKNTWVLEAGSDTRKDRWFMNKLKKVKLELKSWSLQHFGQLDGEIDMHKNTAQALEIKAETSPLNQQELELWKTSRKSWLEKEKIKTGMLKQKARVRWILEGDENSKFFHSIIRNQYNRCNIRGVTIEGVWIDSPDAIKTETFNHFSRTFEEPDNMRPSMEDLSYPSITLEEAAELESKFLESEIFEAINDCGSTKAPGPDGCNASFVTLIPKKADPLRFGDYRPISLIGSYYKIVSKLLSNRLRKVLPSLIGIEQNAFLKGRFILDGVLIANEMVDFLKTNHKKGIISKVDFEKAFDSLNWNFLLEVMKSMGFGCKWRKWILNCLKSASISILVNGSPTREFTLGRGVRQGDPLSPFLFILAAEGLNILTKAALDKGLFKGIEVGREKVLVSHLQYANDTIFFGEWSRSNACNLMNLLKCFELTSGLKVNFQKSSIYGIGIESNELDSLAHLMGCQIGNFPFIYLGLPIGAKMKKMNDWKTVIDKFNSRLSCWKMRSMSFGGRFKTETNALWVKIIRSIYEIDGGLMLGNEASHSSSKGIWYNIVNAGKAIEDLQIQFNNSFIKVIGDGGSTSFWLDHWIGDNKLCSMFPRLFRLEQEINVSVKDRLSDGDGSRKDSWRWSLSSDGMFKVKILASEIDLKILSTNSPHQSTLRNSPVSKKVELFVWRALLRRLPVRSELDKRGIDLHSLLCPICDDVVESVDHSLIFCRQSLEIWGRVFKWWNKGNFSYFSVRELFEGNVFETIVGFWKESLASGDMDRGLSHLEES; from the exons ATGAGGTCGAATGAAGATGGTAGAAGGGACTGTTGCTGGTCAAGCATTAGGAGATGGAAAACCTCATCCAGAATGATGAATCTGAAGAATGCCGCGAGAAAAGATAAAATTGACAACCAATTGTTGCGATCCAGGTGCTCCAATTGTGCGAATTTGAGTCAATCTATTAATTCAAACTCTCAGGAAGACACGTCTAGGAAGGGCAAACATAACGGCAATGCTAATAGGGATGAGTACAGTAATGAGACATCCAATTCTTTCAATTCAGTGAACATGGAGGGGGTGCATGAGTTTGGATGTTGCCTTGGGTTGAAATGGCAGAAGATTTCTACTCCTTCTGCTAT ATGTTTTGGGTTCGGGAAACATAGCAAATTCGGGCAAATTAAAAATCTTATCTATAAGGAGAAACCATCCTTTTTGGCTCTCCAGGAGACTAAATTACACCCTGTTAATGCCTCATGGATTCAAACCCTATGGGGCTCAACCGAGTGTGATTTTATCCAACAAGAGATGGTCGGGAAGTCCGGGGGACAACTTTTGATTTGGGATTCGAATGTCTTTGATGCCACTGATTGCATCAGATTTGATAGGGCTATTGGGGTTCGAGGTAAATGGAAATCTAATGGATGCACCCTTAACATCCTAAATGTTTATGGTCCCCATGACGATGCAAAAAAGCAAAGACTATGGGATACTCTTACAG ATGTCCCACTAGGCGGGAGGATGTACACGCGTGTAAGTGATGACGGCTTAAAATTTAGTAAACTTGATCGATTTCTTGTGTCCGAGAATTTTGGGTCGAAATGGGTAAATCTTGCGGCTGTGGTACTTGAAAGAAATGATTCTGATCATTGCCCTATTAGGTTAATGGATGACGAGAAGAACTTCGGCTCGAAACCGTGCAAAATTTTTGATTGTTGGTTAGGTGATGAAGAGGCTGATCAAATTGTCAAAAACACATGGGTCTTAGAAGCAGGTTCAGATACGAGAAAAGATCGATGGTTCATGAATAAATTAAAAAAGGTCAAATTGGAATTAAAGTCATGGAGTTTGCAGCACTTCGGTCAATTAGATGGGGAAATCGACATGCATAAAAACACTGCTCAGGCCTTAGAAATTAAGGCTGAAACTAGTCCCTTGAATCAGCAGGAACTTGAACTATGGAAGACGTCGAGGAAAAGTTGGCTAGAAAAAGAAAAGATCAAAACGGGTATGTTAAAACAAAAGGCGCGTGTTCGTTGGATTCTAGAAGGAGACGAGAACTCTAAATTCTTCCATTCGATAATTCGAAATCAATATAACAGGTGCAACATTCGTGGTGTTACTATAGAGGGAGTATGGATCGACAGCCCGGATGCAATCAAAACAGAAACTTTCAACCATTTTAGTCGGACATTTGAAGAACCTGACAACATGAGGCCTTCGATGGAGGACTTGAGTTATCCATCCATTACACTAGAGGAAGCTGCCGAATTGGAAAGTAAGTTCCTTGAATCTGAAATCTTCGAAGCCATTAATGATTGTGGTAGTACGAAAGCTCCGGGGCCGGATG GTTGCAATGCTTCGTTCGTGACTCTAATTCCTAAGAAAGCTGATCCATTGAGATTTGGGGACTATCGGCCTATTAGCTTAATAGGAAGCTATTACAAGATAGTTTCCAAGCTACTCTCGAATCGTTTACGCAAAGTTTTACCCTCTCTTATCGGAATTGAGCAAAACGCATTTTTAAAGGGTCGTTTCATTCTTGATGGAGTTCTAATTGCAAACGAAATGGTGGATTTTCTTAAAACGAATCATAAGAAAGGAATCATATCTAAAGTGGATTTTGAAAAGGCATTTGATAGCCTTAATTGGAATTTCTTACTTGAAGTTATGAAAAGCATGGGGTTCGGTTGTAAATGGAGGAAGTGGATTTTGAATTGTCTTAAGTCAGCTTCTATCTCAATCCTTGTGAACGGGTCACCAACTCGCGAGTTTACACTTGGAAGAGGGGTTAGACAAGGAGATCCACTCTCTCCCTTTCTTTTCATTCTTGCGGCGGAAGGTTTGAATATTCTTACTAAAGCGGCGTTGGATAAAGGTCTCTTTAAAGGTATTGAGGTCGGGAGAGAAAAAGTCCTAGTCTCACACCTTCAATATGCGAATGACACCATATTCTTTGGTGAGTGGAGCCGATCAAATGCGTGCAATCTCATGAACCTCCTTAAATGTTTCGAGTTAACTTCGGGCCTTAAAGTCAACTTTCAAAAGAGTTCTATTTACGGGATTGGGATTGAATCTAATGAACTTGACTCACTAGCTCATCTTATGGGTTGTCAGATTGGTAATTTCCCTTTCATATATCTAGGGCTACCCATCGGCGCGAAGATGAAAAAGATGAATGATTGGAAGACGGTTATCGATAAATTTAATAGTAGGCTTTCGTGTTGGAAAATGCGATCGATGTCATTCGGGGGAAG gtttaaaaccgaaaccaacgCTCTTTGGGTCAAAATTATTCGTAGCATTTATGAAATTGACGGTGGTCTTATGTTGGGGAATGAGGCTTCTCATTCTTCATCAAAAGGCATTTGGTACAATATTGTCAATGCAGGAAAAGCAATTGAGGATTTACAGATTCAATTCAATAACTCCTTCATTAAGGTGATTGGTGATGGGGGTTCTACATCCTTTTGGCTTGATCATTGGATAGGTGACAACAAGTTATGCAGTATGTTTCCTAGGCTGTTTAGGCTCGAGCAAGAAATCAATGTCTCGGTTAAGGATCGTTTATCAGATGGTG ATGGCAGCCGCAAAGACTCCTGGAGGTGGTCCCTATCGTCTGATGGAATGTTTAAGGTGAAAATTCTTGCATCTGAAATTGACCTTAAAATCCTGTCTACAAATTCTCCTCATCAGAGCACTCTCCGCAATTCCCCTGTCTCGAAAAAAGTCGAGTTGTTTGTGTGGCGCGCTCTACTGAGAAGACTACCCGTAAGATCTGAATTAGACAAACGTGGAATTGATCTCCATAGTCTTCTTTGCCCGATATGTGATGATGTCGTAGAATCCGTTGATCACTCACTTATCTTTTGTAGACAATCTTTAGAGATTTGGGGACGTGTTTTTAAATGGTGGAATAAAGGAAACTTTTCTTATTTTAGTGTTCGCGAATTGTTCGAAGGTAATGTCTTTGAGACAATTGTCGGGTTTTGGAAAGAAAGTTTGGCAAGCGGTGATATGGATAGGGGCTTATCTCATTTGGAAGAATCGTAA